A part of Neovison vison isolate M4711 chromosome 6, ASM_NN_V1, whole genome shotgun sequence genomic DNA contains:
- the LOC122910717 gene encoding olfactory receptor 7C1-like, with the protein MDPRNHSGIPVFLLLGLSEKPGIQSVLFGLFLSLYLVTVFGNLLIILAISSDSHLHTPMYFFLSNLSFSDICFTSTTIPKMLLNIQTQRKVITYAGCITQMYFFTVFGLLDNLLLTAMAYDRFVAVCHPLHYTVIMNSQICAQLLILTWLISILGALPESLTMLRLSFCAVIEIPHYFCELPKVLHLACSDTFINNVVLYIVTGVMGFFPLAGILFSYSRIVSSVLKISTVGGKYKAFSTCGSHLSVVSLFYGTCLGVYLSSMWTHASQTGVFVSILYTMVTPMMNPFIYSLRNRDMKRALRKLCCIVLSSQ; encoded by the coding sequence ATGGATCCAAGAAACCACTCAGGTATTCCAGTATTTCTCCTCCTGGGACTTTCTGAGAAGCCAGGGATTCAGTCTGTTCTCTTTGGGCTGTTCCTGTCTTTGTACCTGGTCACTGTCTTTGGGAACCTGCTCATCATCCTGGCGATAAGTTCAGACTCTCATctccacacacccatgtacttcttcctctccaacctGTCCTTCTCTGACATCTGTTTCACCTCCACCACCATCCCCAAGATGCTGCTGAACATCCAGACTCAGAGAAAAGTCATTACCTATGCAGGCTGCATCACACAGATGTATTTTTTCACCGTTTTTGGACTTTTGGACAATTTACTCCTGACTGCAATGGCTTATGACCGCTTTGTGGCTGTCTGTCATCCCCTGCACTACACAGTCATCATGAATTCCCAGATCTGTGCCCAGTTACTCATCCTGACCTGGCTCATCAGTATTCTGGGGGCCCTTCCTGAGAGTTTAACCATGCTGCGGCTCTCCTTCTGTGCAGTCATTGAAATTCCACACTATTTCTGTGAACTCCCTAAGGTCCTGCACCTCGCCTGCTCTGACACCTTCATCAATAATGTCGTATTATATATTGTGACAGGTGttatgggtttttttcctctcGCTGGGATCCTTTTCTCTTATTCCCGAATTGTCTCTTCTGTACTGAAGATCTCAACAGTGGGAGGAAAGTATAAAGCATTTTCTACCTGTGGGTCTCACCTCTCTGTGGTCTCCTTGTTCTATGGAACCTGCCTGGGGGTCTATCTCAGTTCCATGTGGACACATGCCTCTCAGACAGGGGTGTTCGTCTCAATCCTATACACCATGGTCACTCCCATGATGAACCCCTTCATCTACAGCCTGAGGAACAGGGACATGAAGAGGGCCCTGAGAAAGCTTTGCTGTATTGTGTTGTCCTCCCAATGA
- the LOC122910718 gene encoding 40S ribosomal protein S16-like: MPSKGPLQSVQVFGRKKTATAVAHCKRGNGLIKVNGRPLEMIEPRRLQYKLLEPVLLLGKERFAGVDIRVRVKGGGHVAQIYAIRQSISKALVAYYQKYVDEASKKEIKDILIQYDRTLLVADPRRCESKKFGGPGARARYQKSYR; this comes from the coding sequence ATGCCGTCCAAGGGTCCTCTGCAGTCCGTGCAGGTCTTCGGACGCAAGAAGACAGCCACAGCCGTGGCGCACTGCAAACGGGGCAACGGCCTCATCAAGGTGAATGGGCGGCCCCTGGAGATGATCGAACCCCGCAGGCTACAATACAAGCTGCTGGAACCTGTTCTGCTTCTAGGCAAGGAACGATTTGCTGGGGTGGACATCCGAGTCCGAGTGAAGGGTGGTGGTCACGTGGCCCAGATTTATGCAATCCGCCAATCCATCTCCAAAGCCCTGGTGGCCTATTACCAGAAATACGTGGATGAGGCTTCCAAGAAGGAGATCAAAGACATCCTCATCCAGTATGACCGGACCCTGTTGGTAGCTGATCCCCGACGCTGCGAATCCAAAAAGTTTGGTGGTCCTGGTGCCCGTGCTCGCTACCAGAAGTCCTATCGATAA